A window of the Oscillospiraceae bacterium NTUH-002-81 genome harbors these coding sequences:
- a CDS encoding sensor histidine kinase: protein MRERYRKFCEKIVSIYRERSIQLLLTISFSVVTILGMALLGGSLYARFAANTRELATEDNKKLMDQVCLSTETYIRNMMRVSDTMYYAGIKKTDLKENTLDAQMSFLYEANKDSLISIACFTADGELISASPVSNLKRQVDVTSQDWFRAADAKIENLHFSIPHVQNLFEENSYRYYWVISLSRVVELNTGGRTSRGILLVDMNFSGIEQLFAKVNTSANRGYVYLMDSDGEIIYHPRQNLLNTNMLEESNQVAASHQDGSYTEKYDGEERVIIVKTVGYTGWKVVSVTPVSEYTSSTIQVRFFAVMLIVFFMLVLLMVNSIVSSKIATPIQRLEQSVKQLEEQGDLTRAIYVGGSYEIESLGHSIQSMVNQMRKLMDDIVVEQEAKRRSEMDALQSQINPHFLYNTLDSIVWMVECERYEEAIKMVTSLASLFRISLSKGRNIIPIRSELEHAQNYLSIQKLRYKNRFEVRTEVEESILDCCTVKLVVQPLLENSIYYGMESMDDDGEILIRGYRKDGDIYLEVTDNGLGMPEETVRQLLTEGSRVRKRGSGIGLMNVHQRIRLHFGEAYGLEIESEPDEGTTVRIHLPDIPYTDEIGREGLG, encoded by the coding sequence ATGAGAGAACGATACCGGAAGTTTTGTGAAAAAATCGTAAGTATTTACCGGGAGCGCAGCATTCAGCTGCTGCTGACCATTTCTTTTTCTGTGGTCACGATCCTGGGCATGGCGCTGCTGGGCGGAAGCCTGTATGCCCGGTTCGCGGCCAACACAAGAGAGCTGGCCACTGAGGACAACAAGAAGCTGATGGATCAGGTTTGCCTGAGTACGGAGACGTACATCCGCAATATGATGCGGGTATCGGACACGATGTATTATGCGGGCATCAAGAAAACTGACCTGAAGGAAAATACCCTGGATGCCCAGATGAGTTTTTTGTATGAGGCCAACAAGGACAGCCTCATCAGCATCGCCTGCTTTACGGCGGATGGCGAACTCATCAGCGCTTCCCCGGTGTCCAACCTGAAACGGCAGGTGGATGTGACGTCCCAGGACTGGTTCCGGGCGGCGGATGCCAAGATTGAGAACCTGCATTTTTCCATTCCTCATGTGCAGAATCTGTTTGAGGAAAACAGCTACCGCTATTACTGGGTCATTTCCCTGAGCCGGGTGGTAGAGCTGAACACCGGTGGCCGCACCAGCCGGGGCATTTTGCTGGTAGATATGAATTTCAGCGGTATTGAGCAGCTGTTTGCCAAGGTGAATACCAGCGCCAACCGGGGCTACGTGTATCTGATGGACAGTGACGGTGAGATCATTTATCATCCCAGGCAGAACCTGCTGAACACGAATATGCTGGAGGAGAGCAACCAGGTGGCTGCTTCCCATCAGGATGGAAGCTATACGGAGAAATATGACGGCGAGGAGCGGGTGATCATCGTGAAAACCGTGGGTTATACAGGCTGGAAGGTGGTCAGCGTGACGCCGGTGAGCGAATACACCAGCAGCACCATTCAGGTGCGTTTTTTCGCAGTCATGCTCATCGTCTTTTTCATGCTGGTGCTGCTCATGGTCAACAGCATCGTATCGTCCAAGATCGCCACACCGATCCAGCGGCTGGAGCAGTCGGTGAAGCAGCTGGAGGAACAAGGGGATCTGACCCGGGCCATTTATGTGGGCGGTTCCTATGAGATCGAGAGCCTGGGCCACAGCATCCAGTCCATGGTCAACCAGATGCGCAAGCTGATGGACGACATCGTGGTGGAGCAGGAGGCCAAGCGGCGCAGCGAGATGGATGCGCTGCAGTCCCAGATCAACCCCCATTTCCTGTATAATACGCTGGATTCCATCGTGTGGATGGTGGAGTGTGAGCGGTATGAGGAGGCCATCAAAATGGTAACCTCGCTGGCCAGCCTGTTCCGCATCAGCCTGAGCAAGGGCAGAAATATCATTCCCATCCGCAGTGAGCTGGAGCATGCCCAGAACTATCTGAGCATCCAGAAGCTCCGGTACAAGAACCGGTTCGAGGTGCGCACAGAAGTGGAGGAAAGCATTCTGGACTGCTGTACCGTGAAGCTGGTGGTACAGCCGCTGCTGGAAAATTCCATTTACTATGGCATGGAATCCATGGATGACGACGGCGAAATCCTCATCCGCGGCTACCGCAAAGACGGGGATATTTATCTGGAAGTGACGGACAATGGCCTGGGCATGCCGGAGGAGACGGTGCGCCAGCTGCTCACCGAGGGCAGCCGGGTGCGCAAACGCGGCTCCGGCATCGGCCTGATGAACGTGCACCAGCGCATCCGCCTGCATTTCGGGGAGGCGTACGGGCTGGAGATCGAGAGCGAGCCGGACGAGGGCACCACGGTACGGATCCATCTGCCGGACATTCCCTATACGGATGAGATCGGAAGGGAGGGACTGGGATGA
- a CDS encoding galactose ABC transporter substrate-binding protein → MRKQRRQMAGAAAALLAAGLLTGCGGSQNADTVTSLKIGVSVYDQYDTFLAEMMTDMAAELKNLEQETNIQITMEVVNAGHSQLTQNDQVQDFLDSDYDILCVNLVDRTDASTIIDKAKNADTPVIFFNRELVGEDLQRWDKLYYVGADALESGLMEGQLVADACAEDMEAVDRNGDRKLQYVILEGEAGHQDALVRTEYALKAVTESGIAVDRLADEIANWNRGQAQTKMSQWLESYRDEIEVVFANNDDMALGAIDALKESDVEHWPLVVGIDGTDVALDAVDRHELYGTVLNDAKGQARAMLALAFSIGTDTPLSDEFTLQDGKYIRLPYEQVTYANLEEIRLKKE, encoded by the coding sequence ATGAGAAAACAGAGAAGACAGATGGCAGGGGCGGCAGCGGCACTGCTGGCAGCAGGACTGCTCACCGGGTGCGGCGGCAGCCAGAATGCGGACACGGTCACTTCCCTGAAAATCGGAGTGAGTGTGTATGACCAGTACGACACCTTCCTTGCGGAAATGATGACGGATATGGCGGCGGAGCTGAAAAATCTGGAGCAGGAGACCAACATCCAGATCACGATGGAGGTGGTCAACGCCGGTCACAGCCAGCTTACCCAGAACGACCAGGTGCAGGATTTCCTCGACAGCGATTACGATATCCTCTGTGTCAACCTGGTGGACCGGACAGATGCTTCCACTATCATTGACAAGGCGAAAAATGCCGACACGCCGGTGATCTTCTTCAACCGGGAGCTGGTGGGAGAGGATCTGCAGCGCTGGGATAAGCTTTATTACGTGGGGGCAGATGCCCTGGAATCCGGTCTTATGGAAGGACAGCTGGTGGCGGACGCCTGCGCGGAGGACATGGAAGCGGTGGATCGGAACGGCGACAGGAAGCTGCAGTATGTGATCCTGGAGGGCGAGGCCGGGCACCAGGATGCGCTGGTGCGGACAGAGTATGCCCTGAAGGCCGTGACGGAAAGCGGTATTGCGGTGGACCGGCTGGCGGATGAGATCGCCAACTGGAACCGGGGCCAGGCGCAGACGAAGATGTCCCAGTGGCTGGAGAGCTACAGGGACGAGATAGAAGTGGTATTTGCCAACAACGACGATATGGCGCTGGGGGCCATTGATGCCCTGAAGGAGAGCGACGTGGAGCACTGGCCGCTGGTGGTGGGCATCGACGGCACCGATGTGGCACTGGATGCGGTGGACAGGCACGAGCTCTACGGCACCGTTTTAAACGATGCGAAGGGACAGGCGCGGGCCATGCTGGCGCTGGCCTTTTCCATCGGCACGGACACGCCGCTTTCCGATGAATTTACGCTGCAGGACGGCAAATACATCCGCCTGCCCTACGAGCAGGTCACCTATGCAAATCTGGAAGAAATCCGTCTGAAAAAGGAATGA
- a CDS encoding response regulator — protein sequence MGLYRVMLVDDEEDVRQAIARKINWEEIGFQVVASAENGQEALELAERLHPDVVMTDIKMPFMDGLTLGRALKKRLKNIKVIIFSGFDEFEYAKEAIKLEAEEYLLKPLNAAELETVFKRIRENLDREIDQKRNESRLNAYYQESLPIMREQFLIGLLEGRIPDEEIDKTMASYEMEFKAGHYAVAVGTVERTEEAAGRAGEGAGADAEAAGKEHQGPVSDARLLNISLKQILDENMAGTIGHRTFLYLDRVVTIALFDDEEKFPYFVYLMDQVCKIARRVLDANTSIGIGSPCDKRSKLGISYREAKSALDYRVLVDANQAIYIKDVEPKAEAMPDIEQTSVQDILREMKLGTREDLEGVIHVFVKNLKNSKMALSQYQIFLMELVAEIYKLGRNYEIDMNQIFPPKTNLYENLYQLDSPEAVGSWMLDICMKVRHAIRRERADSTKAIMERAIQYVQDNYQESDLSVEGICSALNVSPTYFSTLFKKELGTTFVAYVTNVRMERAVELLQTTEDKTYVIAAKVGYTEPNYFSYVFKKQYGISPSKYRTGKTKEEK from the coding sequence ATGGGCTTATACAGGGTAATGCTGGTGGATGACGAGGAAGACGTGCGCCAGGCGATCGCACGCAAGATCAACTGGGAGGAGATCGGCTTTCAGGTGGTGGCTTCTGCGGAGAACGGGCAGGAGGCGCTGGAGCTGGCGGAGCGTCTGCACCCGGATGTGGTCATGACAGACATCAAGATGCCGTTTATGGACGGGCTGACGCTGGGCCGTGCGCTGAAAAAACGGCTGAAAAATATCAAAGTCATTATTTTTTCCGGCTTTGATGAGTTTGAGTATGCGAAAGAGGCCATCAAGCTGGAGGCGGAGGAATACCTTTTAAAACCGCTGAACGCGGCGGAGCTGGAGACGGTATTCAAACGGATCCGGGAAAATCTGGACCGGGAAATCGATCAGAAGCGCAATGAGAGCCGCCTCAACGCCTACTATCAGGAGAGCTTACCCATCATGCGGGAGCAGTTTCTCATCGGCCTTCTGGAGGGCCGGATCCCGGACGAGGAGATCGACAAGACGATGGCCTCCTATGAGATGGAATTCAAGGCGGGCCATTACGCCGTGGCCGTGGGAACGGTGGAGCGCACGGAGGAGGCTGCCGGAAGGGCAGGAGAGGGCGCCGGAGCGGATGCGGAAGCGGCCGGGAAGGAACACCAGGGGCCGGTATCGGATGCGCGACTTCTGAACATTTCGCTGAAACAGATTCTGGATGAAAATATGGCGGGCACCATCGGCCACCGCACCTTCCTCTATCTGGATCGGGTGGTGACCATCGCCCTGTTTGACGATGAGGAAAAGTTCCCCTATTTTGTTTACCTGATGGATCAGGTGTGCAAGATCGCCAGACGGGTGCTGGATGCCAACACGTCCATCGGCATCGGCAGTCCCTGCGACAAGCGCTCCAAGCTGGGTATTTCCTACCGGGAGGCCAAGAGTGCGCTGGATTACCGGGTACTGGTGGACGCCAACCAGGCCATTTACATCAAGGATGTGGAGCCCAAAGCGGAGGCGATGCCGGATATCGAGCAGACGAGCGTGCAGGATATTTTGCGGGAAATGAAGCTGGGCACCCGGGAAGACCTGGAGGGCGTCATCCATGTGTTTGTCAAAAATCTGAAAAACTCCAAGATGGCCCTGTCTCAGTACCAGATTTTCCTCATGGAGCTGGTGGCGGAGATCTACAAGCTGGGGCGCAATTACGAGATCGACATGAACCAGATTTTCCCGCCGAAGACGAACCTGTACGAGAACCTGTATCAGCTGGATTCCCCGGAGGCGGTGGGCAGCTGGATGCTGGACATCTGTATGAAGGTGCGCCACGCCATCCGCCGGGAGCGGGCGGATTCCACCAAGGCCATCATGGAACGGGCCATCCAGTACGTGCAGGACAACTATCAGGAAAGCGACCTGTCGGTGGAGGGCATCTGCTCGGCGTTAAACGTCAGCCCCACCTATTTTTCCACCCTGTTCAAAAAGGAGCTGGGCACCACCTTCGTGGCCTATGTGACCAATGTGCGGATGGAGCGGGCGGTGGAGCTCCTGCAGACCACGGAGGACAAGACGTACGTCATCGCGGCCAAGGTGGGCTACACGGAGCCCAATTATTTCAGCTACGTGTTCAAGAAACAATACGGCATTTCCCCTTCCAAATACCGGACGGGAAAAACAAAAGAAGAAAAATAG
- a CDS encoding beta-methylgalactoside transporter, with amino-acid sequence MNKTKNFDIKKFLLDNAIIVILLLMALYVGITKDNFFTWNNFSNVSINTALRFIIALGVSGCLITKGTDLSAGRIVGLGACISGTLLQKADYSDKFFPNLGNVPVVAALLIAVVICAIFGCLNGLVISYFQVPPFITTLGMQTIVYGICLVYTGASPLGGFKKSFTNVASGKLLGIPYFFVIAFVIGFGMWFLYNYTRHGKYMYAIGGNENAAEVSGVNVKKAKIIIYTLAAALYALGGFMYAAKAGGATVNAGQGYELEAIAACTIGGVSTNGGVGKISGILIGVLVFELLKVSMQFLGIDTSFQYIVQGLVIIVAVALDLRKYLAKK; translated from the coding sequence ATGAATAAGACCAAAAATTTTGATATCAAGAAATTTTTGTTAGACAATGCCATCATCGTTATTCTTCTTCTGATGGCATTATATGTGGGAATCACGAAAGATAATTTCTTTACATGGAACAACTTTTCCAACGTTTCCATCAACACCGCCCTTCGTTTCATCATCGCCCTGGGCGTATCCGGCTGTCTGATCACCAAAGGTACTGACCTGTCCGCAGGACGTATCGTAGGACTGGGCGCTTGTATTTCCGGAACCCTGCTGCAGAAGGCAGACTATTCCGATAAGTTTTTCCCGAACCTGGGCAATGTGCCGGTAGTGGCAGCCCTGCTCATCGCTGTTGTGATCTGTGCCATCTTCGGATGCCTGAACGGCCTGGTAATCTCTTATTTCCAGGTACCGCCGTTCATCACCACCCTGGGTATGCAGACTATCGTATATGGTATCTGCCTGGTGTACACCGGTGCATCCCCGCTGGGCGGCTTCAAGAAGAGCTTCACCAACGTAGCCAGCGGTAAACTTCTGGGCATTCCGTATTTCTTCGTTATCGCATTTGTCATCGGTTTTGGCATGTGGTTCCTGTACAACTACACAAGACACGGCAAATACATGTATGCCATCGGCGGTAATGAGAACGCAGCTGAGGTATCCGGTGTCAACGTAAAGAAAGCAAAGATCATCATCTACACACTGGCAGCAGCACTGTACGCACTGGGCGGCTTCATGTACGCAGCAAAGGCCGGCGGCGCAACCGTAAATGCAGGACAGGGCTACGAGCTGGAGGCAATCGCAGCTTGTACCATCGGCGGTGTATCCACCAACGGTGGTGTTGGTAAGATCTCCGGTATCCTCATCGGTGTGCTGGTGTTCGAGCTTCTGAAAGTATCCATGCAGTTCCTTGGTATCGATACTTCCTTCCAGTACATTGTACAGGGTCTCGTCATCATCGTTGCAGTAGCACTTGACCTTCGGAAATACCTGGCTAAGAAATAA
- a CDS encoding substrate-binding domain-containing protein, which produces MSRRTRILMAALALFVFLGAVMSGYLNSDATPRQKYQISVIVYGNNRDRWAFLREGLNQGASELPVELSFSAMAQEADPQEQIRVVNQEIRNGADGILLAACDSTALNQTVAEAAGQVPVLMLETDVEDNAKTLGCLAADDYEMGKALGEFVKETYPGRTVSLIDEFTERSSVSRRQDGFLDAIGDSADVRRWQRGEGDYGLSLYIAKMYRQEGRGTVVTAMDATSLEAVLDAFEKLEAEGGTNMAGHETFGSWQPLYGIGATDKIVYYLDQGWISGIVFPNEFRIGYAGLNRMVDTLERQPEAGTDADPAMTTEFYRADRKTMYEPDLQRLLFPIVQ; this is translated from the coding sequence ATGAGCAGACGGACAAGAATTCTCATGGCGGCGCTGGCGCTGTTTGTATTTCTCGGCGCAGTCATGTCCGGGTATCTGAACAGCGATGCAACACCCAGGCAGAAATATCAGATTTCCGTCATCGTCTACGGCAACAACCGGGACCGGTGGGCTTTTCTGCGGGAGGGCTTAAACCAGGGCGCTTCGGAGCTGCCGGTGGAATTAAGCTTCTCGGCCATGGCCCAGGAGGCAGATCCCCAGGAGCAGATCCGGGTGGTCAATCAGGAGATCCGCAACGGCGCCGACGGCATTTTGCTGGCGGCCTGTGACAGCACGGCGTTGAACCAGACGGTGGCGGAGGCGGCAGGGCAGGTGCCGGTGCTCATGCTGGAAACGGACGTGGAGGACAATGCCAAAACGCTGGGCTGTCTGGCAGCGGACGATTACGAGATGGGAAAAGCACTGGGAGAATTTGTGAAAGAAACCTATCCCGGCAGGACGGTCAGCCTCATCGATGAGTTTACGGAACGCTCCAGTGTCAGCCGGCGGCAGGATGGATTTCTGGATGCCATAGGAGACAGTGCCGATGTTAGACGCTGGCAGCGGGGCGAGGGAGACTATGGCCTGTCCCTGTACATTGCCAAAATGTACCGCCAGGAGGGCCGTGGAACGGTGGTGACCGCCATGGATGCCACTTCTCTGGAAGCGGTGCTGGATGCCTTTGAAAAACTGGAGGCGGAGGGCGGAACGAACATGGCAGGGCATGAGACCTTTGGCTCCTGGCAGCCCCTGTACGGCATCGGCGCCACGGACAAGATCGTGTATTATCTGGATCAGGGCTGGATCAGCGGCATCGTTTTTCCCAACGAATTCCGCATCGGCTATGCGGGGCTGAACCGAATGGTGGATACGCTGGAACGCCAGCCCGAAGCAGGCACAGACGCGGATCCGGCCATGACGACAGAATTTTACAGAGCGGACAGGAAAACCATGTACGAGCCGGATTTACAGCGGCTGTTGTTCCCGATCGTGCAGTAA
- a CDS encoding sugar ABC transporter ATP-binding protein — protein sequence MAQEYMLELRGICKSFPGVKALDNVSLKVRPGTVHALMGENGAGKSTLMKCLFGIYKMDAGEVIYQGEKVNIINADDALHKGIAMVHQELQPIPERSIAENIFCGRYPMKKVGPVKVIDHKKMYEEADRLLKEVKMPYDPKAKLGTLSISQMQSVEIAKAVSMNAKVVIMDEPTSSLTDNEVEALFRIINDLRDKGVSIIYISHKMDEILRISDEVTIMRDGQYVGTWKSKDLTTDMIIAKMVGRELTNVYPPKDNVPGDVILEVKGLTSILPKSFKDVNLTLRKGEILGLGGLVGAQRTELMEAIFGIRHVASGEIIYKGKPLKIKRPQDAIRNGIGLITEDRRGTGIFGVLSIADNVSIASLDKYVEYGVKLNLKKIENLVQENVAKLSIKTPSSKTLIQSLSGGNQQKVIISRWLANDPDILIMDEPTRGIDVGAKYEIYQIMIELAKQGKAIVMISSEMAELIGMSDRIVVMCDGRVTGEVSGEEATQENIMHYATQFN from the coding sequence ATGGCACAAGAGTACATGTTGGAACTGCGCGGGATATGTAAAAGCTTCCCGGGCGTAAAAGCACTGGACAATGTTTCTCTGAAAGTAAGACCAGGCACCGTTCATGCACTCATGGGAGAAAATGGTGCGGGAAAATCCACACTGATGAAGTGCCTGTTTGGTATTTACAAGATGGATGCGGGCGAGGTCATTTATCAGGGTGAGAAAGTGAACATCATCAATGCGGATGATGCGCTGCACAAGGGAATCGCCATGGTGCATCAGGAGCTTCAGCCGATTCCGGAGAGAAGTATCGCGGAGAATATTTTCTGCGGCCGGTATCCGATGAAGAAGGTCGGACCTGTGAAGGTCATCGATCACAAGAAAATGTATGAGGAAGCGGATCGTCTTCTGAAGGAAGTCAAGATGCCTTATGATCCCAAGGCGAAGCTGGGAACCCTTTCTATTTCCCAGATGCAGTCGGTAGAAATCGCAAAGGCAGTTTCCATGAATGCGAAGGTCGTGATCATGGATGAGCCCACATCCTCACTGACGGATAATGAAGTAGAGGCATTATTCCGGATTATCAATGATTTAAGAGATAAGGGAGTATCCATCATTTATATTTCCCACAAGATGGATGAGATTTTAAGAATTTCCGACGAGGTAACGATCATGCGTGACGGACAGTACGTCGGAACATGGAAATCCAAAGACCTGACTACGGACATGATCATCGCCAAGATGGTAGGACGGGAACTGACGAACGTATATCCGCCGAAGGATAATGTACCGGGAGACGTGATCCTGGAAGTCAAAGGACTGACTAGCATTCTGCCGAAATCCTTCAAGGACGTCAACCTGACGCTGCGAAAGGGAGAAATCCTCGGACTGGGCGGTCTGGTAGGCGCACAGCGTACCGAGCTGATGGAAGCAATCTTCGGTATCCGTCATGTTGCCAGCGGCGAGATAATATATAAAGGAAAACCGCTGAAAATCAAGAGACCCCAGGATGCGATCCGCAACGGCATCGGCCTCATCACAGAGGACCGCCGCGGCACCGGTATTTTCGGTGTGCTGTCCATCGCGGACAACGTATCCATCGCATCTCTGGACAAATACGTGGAGTACGGCGTAAAGCTGAATCTGAAAAAGATCGAAAATCTGGTACAGGAGAACGTGGCAAAGCTGAGCATCAAGACACCCAGCTCCAAGACGCTGATCCAGTCTTTATCCGGTGGTAACCAGCAGAAGGTTATCATTTCCAGATGGCTGGCCAACGATCCGGATATCCTGATCATGGATGAGCCTACCCGTGGTATCGACGTAGGTGCGAAATATGAGATTTACCAGATTATGATTGAGCTGGCAAAGCAGGGCAAGGCAATCGTCATGATTTCCTCCGAGATGGCCGAGCTGATCGGAATGTCTGACCGGATCGTCGTCATGTGCGACGGCCGTGTGACCGGCGAAGTATCCGGCGAAGAAGCCACGCAGGAAAATATCATGCATTACGCTACACAGTTTAATTAA
- a CDS encoding galactose ABC transporter substrate-binding protein, with protein MKKKLLSVLLCATMVSGLLAGCGSKQEETAAPAAEEETTEEETTDAAEETTEAADTADASTEACPGVDGLNIGICIYKFDDNFMTLYRTELQKYLEAGGATVTVMDGKNDQAEQTNQIQNFITQGVDVLIINLVQSSAAEQVTDQCAAANIPVVFINREPDATEEDRWAADGIAATYVGADARQSGTYQGEIVLATDNKGDFNGDGKVSYVMVMGDPENVDAKYRTQYSIEALTNGGMEVEKLDEQRGDWDQAKGQEIVANALTAHGDAVEVVFCNNDAMALGALQAIETAGRKVGEDILLLGVDALTEALQNVQDGKMTGTVFNDHIGQSHAAAEIAGKMAAGESVETVNMVDYIKVTKDNAADILALLQ; from the coding sequence ATGAAAAAGAAACTGTTAAGCGTATTACTGTGCGCAACAATGGTATCCGGCCTTCTGGCAGGCTGCGGAAGCAAGCAGGAAGAGACTGCTGCACCGGCTGCTGAAGAGGAGACCACAGAAGAAGAGACAACTGACGCAGCTGAGGAGACCACAGAGGCTGCTGATACTGCAGATGCATCCACAGAGGCTTGCCCGGGTGTTGATGGATTAAACATCGGTATCTGCATTTACAAATTCGATGATAACTTTATGACCCTTTACAGAACCGAGCTTCAGAAATATCTGGAAGCAGGCGGCGCTACTGTAACTGTTATGGACGGAAAGAACGACCAGGCAGAGCAGACCAACCAGATCCAGAACTTCATCACACAGGGTGTTGACGTCCTGATCATCAACCTGGTACAGTCTTCTGCAGCTGAGCAGGTAACTGACCAGTGTGCAGCAGCAAACATCCCGGTAGTATTCATCAACCGTGAGCCCGATGCAACAGAGGAAGACAGATGGGCAGCTGACGGCATCGCAGCTACATATGTAGGCGCAGATGCAAGACAGTCCGGAACTTACCAGGGCGAGATCGTTCTGGCTACAGACAACAAGGGTGACTTCAACGGCGACGGCAAGGTTAGCTACGTTATGGTAATGGGCGATCCTGAGAACGTTGACGCAAAATACAGAACACAGTACTCCATCGAGGCTCTGACCAACGGCGGTATGGAAGTTGAGAAGCTTGACGAGCAGCGTGGTGACTGGGATCAGGCAAAAGGTCAGGAGATCGTTGCTAACGCTCTGACCGCTCACGGCGATGCTGTAGAGGTTGTATTCTGCAACAACGATGCAATGGCTCTTGGTGCTCTTCAGGCAATCGAGACCGCTGGCAGAAAAGTTGGCGAAGATATCCTCTTACTCGGTGTTGACGCTCTGACAGAGGCTCTGCAGAACGTACAGGACGGCAAGATGACCGGTACTGTATTCAACGACCACATCGGCCAGTCTCATGCAGCAGCTGAGATCGCTGGTAAGATGGCAGCAGGCGAGTCCGTTGAGACTGTAAACATGGTTGATTACATCAAAGTTACCAAGGACAACGCAGCTGATATCCTGGCTCTTCTCCAGTAA
- the fba gene encoding class II fructose-1,6-bisphosphate aldolase, whose translation MLVSAKDMLQKAKAGKYAVGQFNINNLEWTKAVLQAAQECNSPVILGVSEGAGKYMTGFKTVAAMVEAMVDEMGITVPVALHLDHGTYEGCYKCIEAGFSSIMFDGSHYPIEENIEKTKELVKICNEKGMSLEAEVGSIGGEEDGVIGMGEVADPNECKAIADLGVTMLAAGIGNIHGVYPANWKGLSFETLDQIQQKTGDMPLVLHGGTGIPDDMIKKAISLGVAKINVNTECQLVFAEATRKYIEAGKDQQGKGFDPRKLLAPGAAAIVDKVKEKIELFGSANKA comes from the coding sequence ATGTTAGTATCAGCAAAAGACATGCTTCAGAAAGCAAAAGCCGGCAAGTATGCGGTAGGACAGTTTAACATCAACAATCTGGAGTGGACAAAGGCTGTGCTCCAGGCAGCACAGGAATGCAATTCCCCGGTCATCCTCGGTGTTTCTGAGGGCGCGGGAAAATATATGACAGGATTCAAGACAGTGGCAGCCATGGTAGAGGCTATGGTGGACGAGATGGGCATCACCGTTCCGGTAGCGCTGCATCTGGATCACGGCACATACGAAGGATGCTACAAGTGCATCGAGGCAGGTTTCTCCTCCATCATGTTCGACGGCTCTCATTATCCCATCGAGGAGAACATTGAGAAGACCAAGGAACTGGTGAAGATCTGCAACGAGAAGGGCATGTCCCTGGAGGCAGAGGTTGGCTCCATCGGCGGCGAGGAAGACGGCGTCATCGGTATGGGCGAGGTAGCTGATCCCAACGAGTGCAAGGCTATCGCAGATCTGGGCGTAACCATGCTGGCAGCAGGCATCGGCAACATCCACGGTGTATACCCAGCCAACTGGAAGGGCTTAAGCTTCGAGACACTGGATCAGATCCAACAGAAGACCGGCGATATGCCGCTGGTACTGCACGGCGGTACCGGTATCCCGGATGACATGATCAAAAAGGCCATCTCTCTGGGCGTTGCCAAGATCAACGTAAACACCGAGTGCCAGCTTGTATTCGCAGAGGCGACCAGAAAGTACATCGAGGCAGGCAAGGATCAGCAGGGCAAGGGCTTTGACCCGAGAAAGCTCCTGGCTCCCGGCGCTGCAGCCATCGTGGACAAGGTAAAAGAGAAGATCGAGCTGTTCGGTTCTGCCAATAAGGCGTGA